Proteins encoded together in one Chloroflexota bacterium window:
- a CDS encoding NADH-quinone oxidoreductase subunit N, giving the protein MSAFDLYLLAPELSLAALALVLVLVDLVVRNKTVLPVLAVLGLAVPLIFSLMLWFDLSSGDTMQMHGMFNTLVVDKFSLFFKFLLIAAAGIVILSSTDYVKKFARFQAEYYALVLFATTGMMLLASTTELITIYISLELTALPIAALAAFIRDGRSTESGMKFLVLSAISSAVLLYGMVIVYGYTGTTSLPQIAEQIGNLSLSGGSPFGSNALLFGIVLMIAGFGFKVASVPFQMWAPDVYEGSPTPVTAFLSVASKAAGFAVILRVFYGAFPADTLSLDWSATFAVLSALSMTIGNLVAVRQDNIKRLMGYSTIAHAGYILVGLAAVAARTPGAESIGPSGVLFYLGGFAATNLAAFSVIIAISNRINSDRIDDYAGMARRAPVLATVLTLSMISLTGIPPAVGFWAKIYLFSAAVEANLEWLVVIGVVNSVISAYYYLRVVKAMFLSEPASEERVAFGLPMQLAVALGFIGTLIFGIYPTPLLNLARTAAGVLLS; this is encoded by the coding sequence ATGTCAGCTTTCGACCTATACCTGTTAGCGCCGGAGCTAAGCCTCGCCGCACTGGCGCTGGTTCTGGTACTAGTGGACTTGGTCGTCAGGAACAAGACGGTACTGCCCGTATTGGCGGTGCTGGGACTCGCCGTGCCGCTGATTTTCAGCCTGATGCTCTGGTTTGATCTGTCGTCCGGCGACACGATGCAAATGCACGGCATGTTCAACACGCTCGTTGTGGACAAGTTCAGCCTGTTCTTCAAATTCCTGCTCATCGCAGCGGCGGGCATCGTCATTCTGTCGTCAACCGACTATGTGAAAAAGTTCGCGCGCTTCCAAGCGGAATACTACGCGCTGGTGCTGTTCGCCACCACCGGCATGATGCTGCTTGCGTCCACAACCGAGCTCATCACCATATATATATCGCTTGAACTCACCGCCCTGCCCATAGCTGCGCTCGCAGCGTTCATTCGGGACGGCCGCTCCACAGAGTCAGGCATGAAGTTCCTGGTACTGAGCGCCATCAGCTCGGCGGTCCTACTGTATGGCATGGTCATCGTGTACGGCTACACCGGCACGACATCGCTGCCGCAGATTGCCGAGCAGATAGGCAACCTTAGCCTGAGCGGTGGATCGCCATTCGGCAGCAACGCGCTGCTGTTCGGCATCGTGCTGATGATTGCGGGCTTCGGCTTCAAAGTGGCGAGCGTGCCGTTCCAGATGTGGGCGCCCGATGTGTACGAAGGCTCGCCCACGCCGGTTACCGCATTCCTGTCAGTAGCGAGCAAGGCGGCGGGCTTCGCGGTCATATTGCGCGTCTTCTACGGCGCATTCCCGGCGGACACGCTCAGCCTTGACTGGAGCGCGACATTCGCCGTGCTCAGCGCGCTGTCAATGACCATCGGCAATCTCGTCGCAGTCCGGCAGGACAACATTAAGCGGCTGATGGGCTACAGCACCATCGCGCACGCGGGCTACATTCTGGTGGGGCTTGCGGCTGTCGCGGCGCGGACACCCGGCGCGGAAAGCATAGGCCCATCCGGCGTGCTGTTCTACCTAGGCGGCTTTGCGGCAACGAACTTGGCGGCGTTCTCGGTGATAATTGCCATATCAAACCGCATCAACAGTGACCGCATCGACGATTACGCGGGCATGGCGCGCCGTGCCCCGGTGCTTGCGACCGTGCTAACGCTGTCCATGATTTCGCTTACCGGCATTCCGCCTGCGGTTGGTTTCTGGGCGAAAATCTACCTGTTCAGCGCGGCGGTCGAGGCGAATCTCGAATGGCTCGTTGTCATCGGCGTGGTGAACAGCGTAATTTCGGCGTACTACTACCTGCGCGTGGTCAAGGCGATGTTCCTGTCGGAGCCGGCATCGGAAGAGCGGGTCGCGTTCGGATTGCCAATGCAGCTCGCGGTCGCGCTCGGGTTCATCGGCACGCTCATCTTCGGCATCTACCCAACGCCGCTCCTCAATCTCGCCCGCACCGCCGCTGGCGTCCTGCTCTCATAA
- a CDS encoding NADH-quinone oxidoreductase subunit M: MLSAVVFLPLAGAVIIALVLRNYSHARLFAAAVAVVDFILAIVAFAVYDTNAGGIQLVDRFSNWIPGLGDDGFAVQYLLGIDGLSAPLVLLTGLLGLVAVLASWHIQLRVREYFIWLLALQTGVMGVFTSLDFLLFFLFWELELIPMFFLIAIWGSDPKSKREYSAMKFLIFTILGSAFMLVGILVLFFSTGTFDMTALPDAIRGANLLLPAGVVFALLFVGFAVKLPLWPLHTWLPDAHTDAPTAGSVILAGVLLKMGGYGMFRVSVSMFPDVAQNAAWLFAAAGVINVIYGAIVVMRQTDLKRLIAFSSVSHMGFVMIGLASVVGVNGTVSTLGLTGAAMQMFTHGTITGLLFLLVGMVYDKAHTRYIPDLGGLAKRMPFLAIALLVAGLASLGLPGTSGFVAELLIFLGAFKMWAIPTAIAAFGVVLAAAYILWTIQRVMFGPIKDRFADITDVSGIQYVPIALLVIAIIAVGVFPSYISDVFSSGVEPIANSLEQVAQARLR, from the coding sequence TTGTTAAGCGCGGTGGTGTTCCTGCCATTGGCAGGGGCAGTAATCATCGCCCTTGTGCTCAGAAATTATTCCCACGCGCGGCTGTTCGCGGCAGCGGTAGCGGTCGTAGATTTCATACTCGCTATCGTAGCGTTCGCGGTCTATGACACGAACGCGGGCGGAATACAGCTGGTTGACCGCTTCTCCAACTGGATACCCGGACTCGGTGACGACGGCTTCGCGGTGCAATACTTGCTGGGAATAGACGGTCTCAGCGCGCCGCTTGTGCTGCTGACGGGCTTGCTCGGGTTGGTTGCGGTGCTGGCGTCGTGGCACATCCAGTTGCGCGTCCGCGAGTATTTCATCTGGCTGCTGGCGTTGCAGACGGGCGTTATGGGCGTCTTCACATCGCTTGACTTCCTGCTCTTCTTCCTGTTCTGGGAGCTTGAGCTAATCCCGATGTTCTTCCTCATCGCCATCTGGGGCAGCGATCCCAAGAGCAAGCGCGAATACTCGGCGATGAAGTTCCTGATATTCACCATTTTGGGCAGCGCGTTCATGCTGGTGGGCATACTCGTTCTGTTCTTCTCAACCGGCACATTCGACATGACGGCGCTGCCGGACGCCATTCGAGGCGCGAACCTGCTGCTGCCGGCTGGCGTCGTGTTCGCCCTGCTGTTCGTGGGATTCGCGGTCAAGCTGCCGCTCTGGCCGCTGCACACATGGCTGCCGGATGCACACACGGACGCACCAACGGCGGGTAGCGTCATTCTCGCCGGCGTGCTGCTAAAGATGGGCGGCTACGGCATGTTCCGCGTGTCCGTCAGCATGTTCCCCGATGTCGCGCAGAACGCGGCTTGGCTATTCGCGGCTGCTGGCGTCATCAATGTGATATACGGCGCGATAGTCGTGATGCGACAGACCGATCTAAAGCGCCTCATCGCGTTCAGCAGCGTCAGCCACATGGGATTTGTGATGATTGGCTTAGCGTCCGTAGTGGGCGTGAACGGCACCGTATCTACGCTGGGGCTCACCGGCGCGGCGATGCAGATGTTCACGCACGGCACGATAACGGGCTTGCTGTTCCTACTGGTGGGCATGGTGTACGATAAGGCGCACACGCGCTACATCCCGGATTTGGGCGGTCTCGCCAAGCGGATGCCTTTCCTCGCCATCGCGCTGCTGGTCGCCGGACTCGCGTCACTGGGCTTACCGGGGACAAGTGGATTCGTTGCGGAGCTGCTGATATTCCTCGGCGCATTCAAGATGTGGGCTATACCGACGGCAATCGCGGCGTTCGGCGTAGTGCTTGCCGCCGCGTACATACTTTGGACGATACAGCGCGTTATGTTTGGGCCTATCAAAGACCGGTTCGCGGACATTACCGATGTTTCGGGCATACAGTATGTACCGATAGCGCTGCTGGTCATCGCCATCATCGCGGTTGGCGTGTTCCCATCGTACATTTCCGACGTCTTCTCCAGCGGCGTCGAGCCGATAGCGAATTCGCTGGAGCAAGTGGCGCAGGCGCGCTTGCGTTAA